Genomic DNA from Roseofilum casamattae BLCC-M143:
ATGGAGCGATCGAACTCTCCAGCTTGCAGTTGTAAGCGTCCTAACAAGAACCAAGCATCCGCATTGTCAGGAACCAGTTGAGTAGCCAGTTGCGCCCGAGCCAAAGCCGGCTGGAACTGTTGGAACTGAGCCAGTTGAGCGGCTTGCCGAGCTAAAGTTAAGCCCTCTTCTTCCAACGCCTTCTGCTCTAACTCTAACGTATAGGGAATAATTGCCTGACCCCAAGCAGGAAGAACGCTACTCCACCCAGCCCACAATGACAGACATAACAACACATAAATCGGTTTTGGCACAATATCAGCCTCAGACAACAGACGCAACAGATCGCTCTTTATCATCTTAACCAAGATTCAACCATCACCCAAGATTTCCTTACCCAAGTTTTACTCAATTGCGCTTCACCCTTTACGAGTAATTATTAACCCATCTAGAATAAAAGCAAATTCTAAACAGGATTGAGCTGCTCTCGGATGCCTTCCTTATCTCCAAAGATTGATTTCGACCATAACGGGTGCCCTCTCATGGAGCGTTATCTCCAGCAAATCTACCAGCAACAAGCAACAGGGGAGCTAATGGTAACTGCTCGCGAGCAGACTTGGCACCTGTTTTTCTACCTCGGACATCTCCTCTACGGTACGGGAGGAGTGCATCGCTCTCGGCGATGGTATCGGTATATTCAACTTTTCCCAGTAGATTGGGCTACAATTAAGCTCAATAAGCCTACGGGGATGTGGGAGTATTATCTGCTGCGTTACGCTTTGCAACAGCATCAGATGAGTCTCAAACAAGCTCAATCAGTGATTACCTACAGTGCGATGGAAATCTTATTCGCTCTGTTGATTCAATCTCAGGACAAAATTGCCAGCCGTTGGAAACCGAGTCAAAGGATTTCCAGCAATAGTGGCTCGCCGCGATCGTCTCTGGCCGTACCTATTCCCCAGTTGCTCGAGCGCACCCAACCCTTATCGCGGCAATGGCAGAAAATGGAGCTAACTCCACTCTCTCCGGATCTGGCTCCGATCTTGAAGCGACCTACGGAACTCCCCAAACGGGTGAGTGCCGAAACCTCTGGCAAGTTGATTCAACTCTTTAATGGCGAAAACCCAATCTGGGATATTGCTCTGGAGATGAAACAATCTATTCCAACCTTATCTCGCAGTCTGCGTCACTTCTGGAAGCAGGGAATTATTGACTTCCGCACTCTGCCCGATCTCGAGCCTCCGGTATCCTGGCCGCTGTCATCTGAAGACCCCTCGAGAAATTTAGACACCAAATCTCAACAGCCATCGGGTCTGTTAATTGCTTGTATCGATGATAGTCCTTTGGTCGGTCATGCCTTGAGCAATATTTTAATTCCTGCCGGGTATCAGTTATTGAAAATTAGCGATCCGATTAGTGGCATGTCGGAGCTGGCAGAACACAAACCCGATTTAATTTTATTGGATGTGGTGATGCCAACGGTGACCGGTTATAATCTCTGTACGTTTTTACGACATACGTCGTTATTTAATGAAACTCCTATTATTATTTTAACCAGCCGCGATCATCTGCTCGATCGCACGAAAGCTAAGCTAGCTGGCGCTACTGATTTTTTAACCAAACCTGCCAAACCCGATCAGCTCATCCGGTTAATTGAGAAATATATCGCCAAACCCTTCAATTGAAAGATTGGGGAACGGGAATAGACTTAGCTTAACGATCGCCCACTTCTGCCATATTGCGGGCGCCAAAAATCGCTTCCGGATGGCAGTAGTGTTTGAACTCTAAGAAGTTAGCAAAGGGATCGGTAAGGAAAAACGTATAATGTTCGGTAAGCTGTTCGGGAAAGCGCCGTTTGGGTTGTTGCACAAAGGTTAGGGCTTTCTCTTGGGCGCGCTGCAATAAGGTATCCCAGTCCGACTTGTTGGGAAAGACTAAGCCAAAATGGCGCGGATAAATGCCTTTTTGCA
This window encodes:
- a CDS encoding response regulator, with amino-acid sequence MERYLQQIYQQQATGELMVTAREQTWHLFFYLGHLLYGTGGVHRSRRWYRYIQLFPVDWATIKLNKPTGMWEYYLLRYALQQHQMSLKQAQSVITYSAMEILFALLIQSQDKIASRWKPSQRISSNSGSPRSSLAVPIPQLLERTQPLSRQWQKMELTPLSPDLAPILKRPTELPKRVSAETSGKLIQLFNGENPIWDIALEMKQSIPTLSRSLRHFWKQGIIDFRTLPDLEPPVSWPLSSEDPSRNLDTKSQQPSGLLIACIDDSPLVGHALSNILIPAGYQLLKISDPISGMSELAEHKPDLILLDVVMPTVTGYNLCTFLRHTSLFNETPIIILTSRDHLLDRTKAKLAGATDFLTKPAKPDQLIRLIEKYIAKPFN
- a CDS encoding VOC family protein, which gives rise to MSSILFHLAFPVKNLPETKAFYVDGLGCQMGRESSHALILNLYGHQLVAHVTEGPLAVQKGIYPRHFGLVFPNKSDWDTLLQRAQEKALTFVQQPKRRFPEQLTEHYTFFLTDPFANFLEFKHYCHPEAIFGARNMAEVGDR